The following are from one region of the uncultured Hyphomonas sp. genome:
- a CDS encoding P-loop NTPase, translated as MFGSKGKTRQKQADAVMKALGRPDWLESVSIDESGRAVLVIVADPADKAGAEALRMQAEGKAGLVPGVKSVTTVLTAERQQGAAPHTHSQKPAASKSRSELLNLTPSPRRVSKGARLSDEAMQQGAPQRQQGSVAKIPGISRILVVASAKGGVGKSTVSVNLAAALARTGMKVGLLDADVYGPSIPTMLGTQGAEPKGSKNRKLVPVEAHGLKTLSIGYLSDPDAPMIWRGPIVMSAITQMLNDAEWGTPDDPLDVLVIDTPPGTGDAQLTIAQKIPVTAALIVTTPQEVALADVRRGAAMFTKTAVPVIGLVETMSYFQDPAGNKHYLMGHGGGQRMADALGLPLLAEVPMLQAIREGGDKGVPAAIGDAETAKAFHELARKVAIGLDTLETKAPPEIVFED; from the coding sequence ATGTTCGGTTCTAAGGGGAAAACCCGGCAAAAACAGGCAGATGCTGTCATGAAGGCGCTTGGCCGCCCGGACTGGCTGGAGTCCGTCAGCATCGATGAGAGCGGCCGCGCCGTGCTGGTGATCGTGGCGGATCCGGCAGATAAGGCGGGCGCTGAGGCGTTGCGGATGCAGGCCGAAGGCAAGGCCGGCCTCGTTCCGGGGGTCAAATCGGTCACCACCGTGCTGACCGCAGAGCGCCAGCAGGGCGCCGCGCCGCATACGCACAGCCAAAAGCCGGCCGCGTCCAAAAGCCGCTCAGAGTTGCTGAACCTCACCCCGTCGCCGCGCCGCGTATCGAAAGGCGCGCGCCTGTCGGACGAGGCGATGCAGCAGGGCGCCCCGCAGCGCCAGCAGGGCAGCGTCGCGAAAATCCCCGGCATTTCCCGCATCCTGGTCGTCGCCAGCGCCAAGGGCGGGGTCGGCAAGTCCACCGTTTCGGTGAACCTTGCTGCGGCCCTCGCCAGGACGGGCATGAAAGTCGGCCTGCTGGACGCCGATGTCTACGGGCCCTCCATTCCCACCATGCTGGGGACGCAGGGAGCCGAGCCGAAGGGGTCGAAGAACAGGAAACTGGTGCCGGTCGAGGCGCACGGGCTGAAGACGCTGTCGATCGGCTATCTGTCAGACCCGGACGCGCCGATGATCTGGCGCGGGCCGATCGTCATGTCGGCGATCACGCAGATGCTGAACGATGCCGAATGGGGCACGCCGGACGATCCGCTGGATGTGCTGGTGATCGACACGCCGCCCGGCACCGGCGATGCCCAGCTGACCATCGCGCAGAAAATACCGGTCACCGCGGCGCTGATCGTGACAACGCCGCAGGAAGTCGCCCTGGCAGACGTGCGCCGCGGCGCGGCCATGTTCACCAAGACCGCTGTGCCCGTAATCGGCCTCGTCGAGACGATGAGCTATTTTCAGGACCCGGCCGGTAACAAGCACTATCTGATGGGCCATGGCGGCGGTCAGCGCATGGCCGACGCGCTCGGCCTGCCATTGCTGGCGGAAGTGCCCATGCTGCAGGCCATCCGCGAAGGCGGCGACAAGGGCGTACCAGCTGCCATCGGCGATGCGGAAACCGCGAAGGCCTTCCACGAGCTTGCCCGCAAGGTCGCTATCGGTCTCGACACGCTGGAGACCAAGGCCCCGCCGGAGATTGTGTTCGAGGATTAG